The Acidobacteriota bacterium nucleotide sequence CGCCACACAAGGACATTGTGATTATTTCCATCGGCACGAGCCCGGTCCCCACAGGAAAGGTCGCCGACGGCGAGCGGCAGTCCTGGGGGCTTGCCGACTGGAGGGCCGGAACGATGGCTCTGTCGACAGCACTTAATGTGCAAACCGAAAGCGTCGAGAGCATAGTTCGACTCCTTCTACCTCATCTCGAGAGACGGTGCGAGGTGGTACGGCTCCCGGCGACCGCGCCTTCGGCTGAACAGGCTCGCCTTATGGGCCTAGACCAGGCCTCGCGCTCGTCAATTCAGGTGCTGGAGTCCCTAGGCAAGAGGGATGCCGACCTACTGCACAGCGGCGCGGCGAACGCTGGAGGGGCAGACTCCCCTCTCCACTCAATCTTCCAGGATATGCCGGCGCTACCGAAGTAGGTCTAGCTCCCGACGCTCACGAAAGGAACCACGATCATGTTCGACTGCTCAAGCGAAATCACCGACTTCCACAATGCCAAGGTGCGTCTGCCGAAGGCAACACAGGACCTGTTACGTGGCCAACGCGACGCGAATAGAGCACGCGTGCGCGCGGGGCTCAAAGCTGCCGAGAAGCCCAAGCCCGAGCGGTTTGTGCCCCAGGGATCGCATGCGATGTACACGATCAACCAACAGCCTGAGAACGACTACGACATAGATGAAGGTGTAGTTTTTCTAAAGGCTGATCTCAAAGGTTTACAGGGTGGTGATCTCTGCCCACTGGAGGCACGGAAGAGGGTCTGTGATGCCGTAACGGACCCGGCCTTTTCCCAACAGCCTGAGGTTCGCAAGAACTGTGTCCGGATCTACTACTCTGCCGGTCACCATGTCGACATGCCGGTCTATCGTCAGTTCGAGGACGGATCGGGGAAGACCTCGACGGAACTTGCGAGTTCGGAGTGGAAGATCTCGGACCCCGAAGCTGTTACTCGCTGGTTCAACCAAGCCGTGAAAGCGAAGAGCCCCGACGAAACTAACGGCAGACAGATGAGGCGAGTTGTCCGGCAATTGAAGTATCTCTGTAAAAGTCGAAGCTCTTGGAACATGCCGAGTGGTTTCGTGCTTTCAGTCTTGGTAAACGAGACTTATGTGGCACGAGCGGGTCGCGACGACCAGGCTTTCCGGGACACGATCCGGACGATCCACAGCCGCCTCCACCTCAGCCTTGTAGTGAGACACCCCGTCGTCGCTGAGGACTTGACCAAGACCAGCGCCGACGCAAGCATGATCGAGTTGCGAGGTCGCCTAGGTGAGATGCTCGAACACCTTGAAGTGCTGGATGATCCTGAGTGCACCAAGAAGGCAGCTCTAAGAGCGTGGGCGAAGGTGTTCAGGACCGACTACTTCGACCAAGCGCTTGAAGCTCTTGCCGCTTCGTTGACGGTATTCACCAGAACTGGTTCGGCCCCGGAAGAGCCAGTCGAGAAACGCGGCGGTGGGCGTTTTGGATGAGGATCTTTTGGGCGGCTGGCGTCGTACAGCCATCAACGAGATCGACACGTTTCTCGTCGGCAGGGACCCGAAGTGTAGGCGGCTCGGTCGCACCGACCTGCCGAAGTACGGTCAGTACGAGGCCGAGACCGGCTGGTCGACCTTTATCGAAGCCGGTGACAATCGTTTCACTATCGATCTGATCGCCGATGCGGACACGCCCTTTTCGCCGCCGCTGATCTTTCTGGCTGGTGAATCAAAACTTCTTTGCTGGCCACATGTTGAGCGGGATAACAGGGTATGCGTACTGCCCGGCCACGCCACGCACGTCGTTCACGCCACTGCCACACTAGTTGAGCATCTGCTCGGGGAGGCCGGCCGATTGGTCGCTGCCAATCTCGCTGGCGAGATCAACGCCGACTTCGTTGCCGAGTTCCAGAACTACTGGCGGCTGAAACTGTCCCCCTCCGCGTCCGCCTTCTGGAGCCTCCTGAGGCCTGAGCCGCCGAGTCGGCTTGTCCGCTACACGGAAACAGAAGGCCGTGTCTTGGTGTGCGATGAAGAGAGTAGTGGTCGTCGGTGGGTGGAAAACTACTTCCGGCGCAGGCAGCGTCACGCGCCAGAGTTCAAGGAAGCGGCGCTTCTTTGGCTTACGGCACCACTGGATCCTAGGGATGTCCCAAAGAGTAACGCCGATATCCTGAAACTTGCGCTCGGCCGGTCTGATGATGGCGGCCTTGCGATTCTCGAGGCTGCCCTAGACTCCGCTCCCGAACGGATACCCCTTGTCATTGGATTCGCCACCTCGAACGGTCCCGTGCTCGTCGGTCTTTGGCTTCCGAGTCCCTCGGTGCGCTCAACGCCCCGCGGCAAGGCGGGGAATCCGCTTGAGGACGGCTACAGAAAGGGTCGAGCTCCAGCAAACGTGAAGATGAGACGCTTCTTGACGGCAGCCTCAAAGGCGAAACGCGCCGAAGTGGTTCGCTGTGATGCTAGTTGGCTACTTTCGCGGGGAGGCTCAAAGCTCAGCCTGCAGTTGCGGGACAAGAGCGTTGCGGTGGTTGGCTGTGGGTCGATTGGCGGGTCGGCGGCGCAGCTGCTCGCCCAGGCCGGAGTTGGCCGACTAGCTCTCCTAGACCCCGATCCTCTCCAGTGGGAGAACGTGTGCAGGCATGTCCTGGGCGGCTCGGAAGCCATTGGCAAGAACAAGGCCGAAGCAGTGTCTGGTTTCCTTCGGGGTCGCTTTCCGTTTCTCGACGTGGAGGCGTATTCCGAGAAGTGGGAACGAACCAGCCAAGACGACGCCAGTCCACTGACGACTGCGGATGTCGTCCTCGCGACCACGGGCATTTGGGCCTCGGAAGCTCACTTGAACGCA carries:
- a CDS encoding cyclic GMP-AMP synthase DncV-like nucleotidyltransferase, whose translation is MFDCSSEITDFHNAKVRLPKATQDLLRGQRDANRARVRAGLKAAEKPKPERFVPQGSHAMYTINQQPENDYDIDEGVVFLKADLKGLQGGDLCPLEARKRVCDAVTDPAFSQQPEVRKNCVRIYYSAGHHVDMPVYRQFEDGSGKTSTELASSEWKISDPEAVTRWFNQAVKAKSPDETNGRQMRRVVRQLKYLCKSRSSWNMPSGFVLSVLVNETYVARAGRDDQAFRDTIRTIHSRLHLSLVVRHPVVAEDLTKTSADASMIELRGRLGEMLEHLEVLDDPECTKKAALRAWAKVFRTDYFDQALEALAASLTVFTRTGSAPEEPVEKRGGGRFG
- a CDS encoding ThiF family adenylyltransferase, with the protein product MGVLDEDLLGGWRRTAINEIDTFLVGRDPKCRRLGRTDLPKYGQYEAETGWSTFIEAGDNRFTIDLIADADTPFSPPLIFLAGESKLLCWPHVERDNRVCVLPGHATHVVHATATLVEHLLGEAGRLVAANLAGEINADFVAEFQNYWRLKLSPSASAFWSLLRPEPPSRLVRYTETEGRVLVCDEESSGRRWVENYFRRRQRHAPEFKEAALLWLTAPLDPRDVPKSNADILKLALGRSDDGGLAILEAALDSAPERIPLVIGFATSNGPVLVGLWLPSPSVRSTPRGKAGNPLEDGYRKGRAPANVKMRRFLTAASKAKRAEVVRCDASWLLSRGGSKLSLQLRDKSVAVVGCGSIGGSAAQLLAQAGVGRLALLDPDPLQWENVCRHVLGGSEAIGKNKAEAVSGFLRGRFPFLDVEAYSEKWERTSQDDASPLTTADVVLATTGIWASEAHLNALCRCNLDFPPVVFGWTEAHACAGHALAVLPVGGCLACGFDDKGNFEQAATEWEAEQLEREPACGAFFQPYGSADLAPIVSMIVTTVIDVLLGEVGRSEHRAWLGSTIRLEGLGGHWSRSASRINGSTGQGELVSRETWRRDEKCPLCGAS